The Arachis ipaensis cultivar K30076 chromosome B07, Araip1.1, whole genome shotgun sequence genome includes a window with the following:
- the LOC107607174 gene encoding uncharacterized protein LOC107607174: MVMRGDFRQVLPIVPKGSKSQMISAFIVKSHLWPFTKILQLRQNMRTLNDRDFAEYLMCIGDGIEPTICEDLIQIEAHMAIPWEGKALLHKLIKEIFPNLQSHGWDASYMVERVILTPKNHDVQHLNDIVINQFSGDERILASFDEVEGDTNNLY; encoded by the coding sequence ATGGTTATGAGAGGGGATTTTCGCCAAGTACTACCTATTGTGCCGAAAGGAAGTAAGTCGCAAATGATTTCAGCTTTTATTGTTAAATCACATTTGTGGCCATTCACCAAAATTCTCCAATTGCGACAAAATATGCGAACTCTTAATGATCGTGATTTTGCGGAGTATCTTATGTGCATAGGGGATGGAATTGAGCCTACCATATGTGAAGACTTGATACAAATAGAAGCACACATGGCAATACCATGGGAAGGTAAGGCATTATTACacaaattaataaaagaaatcttTCCAAATTTGCAATCTCATGGGTGGGATGCATCTTATATGGTGGAGAGAGTGATATTGACACCCAAGAATCATGATGTGCAACATCTTAATGATATAGTCATTAATCAATTTTCGGGAGACGAACGAATTTTAGCATCCTTTGATGAAGTAGAAGGAGATACAAATAATCTGTATTAA